Genomic window (Vitis riparia cultivar Riparia Gloire de Montpellier isolate 1030 chromosome 4, EGFV_Vit.rip_1.0, whole genome shotgun sequence):
AGCTTTTGATTAATTCTATAACTGCGGACGCTGAACTATGATAAGAttgccaaaaagaaagaaataaaagtaaagGAGTTGAAAGGTAAAGGTGTCTAGAATTAAATCAACTCCGAACCATCCTTAACTTTATGAATTGAAGTGCAATATGTGCGATATATGACACCTGTATGTGACACTTGTGACAGTAGTGGGAGTGGATTACTTGCACTCCTCTACCTCTACAATTGGCTGGACTTGTGACCGTGACATATGTCTTCTAGCCTGGTTTTCAAACGTTTTAGGTAATTAGGTGTTCCTTGCTCATTGTCAGTCACTATTTAACATGGTCCCTTCGTGAtgaagtgtatatatatatttttaatcaattaattaaaatggatgaaatagtAGAATTTATCctctcatgtttttattttaagagtaGTCTATTTTTGACATCAATACcctttattatttcaattatttataatatatttaaaaagaaaaaaaaatatttttataaggaaataataaaatcatttttatctaaaataaaaaaatgatgaaaaattaaaattttaaaattaggtttttaatgacatttttaattaaataacccttttttttttttttattaaaaggttattaaaaaaatatcatgaatgAATTGATACACTTATATTCCCACTCGTAAAGTACATAATACTTTATAggtgaatttcatttatttgtgtCATGTGTCACACACGACATTTTATTATATATCTTGATCATCCATTTATTTGTATCATAATCTAATATATTTGCACTTTTACTTAAGGGATCAtattttattgtatattttgaatagcCCGTATATAAAGTTTGATAGATCCATATATGACAGTCAAAATTACGAAATAagtacaaagaaaaagaaaatgggaaaaagggaaagaCACACAAGAATGGTCTCCATTCACATAAGCCACAAGATTGATCGAACTCACACAGTTGCAAGGAAATCACAACTTAATGTCTCTATACATGAAGGAAACTGATGGAGGAGACCGGCTAATTTACTCTGATGAATCACTTCAATTAGTTCAATGAATTACTAAAATCATGGTATTATCGACACTATTCATGCATATAAGAAAGATAACCAACACAATCCTCATTCAAGTATTGATTTACAGAGCATAAACACCAGCATATCTTCTATATGTTCTTGCTCTGCGCCTACACTACTAATCAAACAAAATCAGCCACCAGCAACCCCTTTGTATGTATAACTCACAATCTCCTGTGGATCCTTACAAAGTTTGTTGTATTCATGGCAACCACTGTTGAGCATGCATACATTCCAGCCAAGCTTAGTGCCGTTCCAACCAACAGAAGGGCCTTCCACTGCCTTCCGGTCACTAGAATTGCCAATGCTGTTGATGCAAGAGCCAAGGCGGAAAAGACATTCTTCCATGCTTGGAAAGCTTTGACAACACTTCTGCATCCTTTACAATGAACTACATGTCGGAAGTATCGGTTTGCAGGATTTGGGGCATGCATCGTTCCAATCCCTCCCTTGGCTGGGGAAGAAGCCGAGAGTCCGGCAACCAAACCTGCTGGTGCATGTTCCACCACTGCAGGCTGTTGGGGTAGTGAAATGGTGCTGTGCCCGAAATGGTAGGGCATTCCATGCCCTACTTTGTCCATCCACCTCCTGTATTCAGCAACCCATGTGTCTGATGACCTTAAATTGAGATAGAGTTCCTTTGTTGgaactttttctttcattagaaTCTCATTTTGGGAGGAAAGGAACCCCATGTCTTGCTCAAAAACCTTACCTGCATTCTGATGGAAGTACCATTCTGGAAACAATTTTGCTATGGGAGATCTCTTGGTTGAACCAAACCTCACAATCAACATTGATTTTCCTTGTCCTGATGGCCTGCAAAGGAAAAGACCAGTAAAGTAGTGCTTTTCCCCATTCTTATCAACTATTTCTCGGTTATTCTGAAGAACACATGGGGCTTCGAATCGTAAGAAATTCAGCAAGGACTCATCTTTTTCCCTGCCCCACCAGCCAGCAAAACCACGGTCTGTTCGTTCAGTGACCTTGAAACATAGTGGTTGGGCATCTTCCCTCTTTGCACTCCAGTCTGTTCTGTCATGTGAGATTGGAACATGGGCTGGATCCATTAGGTTCTCGAGAAGAATGGAATGATCATATGGAAGCTCATGAATTGTCGAGGTATCTCGAAACCCTGGTCTAGCAAAGTTCTCAAACCATGGCAGTTTATCAGGATTTGGAGGGGTCCTGTGTGACATCCACACCCAAACCACTCCTTGGGAATCCTTCACCTCATATGTTTTAACACAAGCTGATCGTGGAATTTTTGCATCAGCCGGAAGCTGTTATAAACATAATTCAGAaaagaaattcatcaaataaatCTTTCTAAGAACTACAAGGCACAATGAATGCAATCAAGGAAACTAAATCACACCTGAGGTATCTTCACACATTTACCCTCGCCTTCAAATTGCCAACCGTGGTACAAACATTCCAGTCTCCCATCAACCAACTGACCTTCAGAGAGCTTTGCTAACCTACATCGAGAAACCCCAGTTCAACATTTTCATAATGTGAACAGTATTGAAAACTTTTGGTATATAGTTTTTGAACCATGAGAACTGCAACAAGCTTTATGGCATGATAGAGCTTTTCACTTAAAGAATTCAGCTAATGTTGCATTTCCAATACAGGGGGCGAAAGATCTCCAGGAGTGCATATAGGAGATGATTTGAGAAATGCATGTTAGTTAGCTTCATAATGCTAAATTTTAGCACCATGTAGACTGACCAAAACTTATCCCTCCAGTCCCCAAGTAAGATGGAGGGATACTTTATGTTGGGTCCTGAAAATTATGTTAAACTTCTGACAAAATTTTCTGTTTAATTTAATGAGATGCTTACAAGCATCCTCATACTAAGATCAACAATGATGAAGATTAAACATGCTCTACTTAGATATCAAAATAGGGTTGGTGTGTACAGGGAGAGCTGTAATAACGTACTAGGATATCAAAAGATGACCATTGGCACACAGGCAACCCACACTGAAAGGATTGGGAACCGTGTGCCCGTGTGTTATACATTGAAGCCGGCACCATACAGGGGAACAGGTTATGTCACTAAAAGGGAAAGATAGAagtgtgtttgtttttttttactttttattgaatagaaagcaatttattttcagaatttagatagtttgtttttctaattttttttcatgacttattattaaataaaaaaatcaaaatatataaatttttctaaatagataatagatggtttttttttttactttttaatacttaataaaaataaaatactaaaaaataaacaacctaatatttaacattattaatcattaagttagtaaaaaaacaaacaccatctaacTCTTGACTAGGTCCCTTATGATGTAGAGTAATATTAGGAAAAGACTTCTAACTTTctacaagaaaatttttatcatttaaatattaaaaaaattagaaatgtcttttaaaaacactatcaaacacaACACTCTTAATTTGtgatgattttatttgaaagtaaatttgaataaaGCAAAATTTGTATCAGACTCTCACGCTACTTATTGGTGACCCCCTTTTTTTATAGCTTAAAAATAAGGCCTTTTCATAGCGTTTGCATTTCCCCTACTTCATCACGTGattctgatttttaaaattgataaaggCGCAACCATTTCCTAATATGGATTTCCTAAATGTTCTCGGTGGCCAAACAGTTCATTAAACTAGGCACTCTCTCTG
Coding sequences:
- the LOC117913480 gene encoding protein TIC 55, chloroplastic, with product MALLQPFLSHSPPLSFSLPKPTPLSLVSLSQSLKPPHKLLTQAWRDSIRCCAIAEIRDGVSLGGEDQGVLVDPSSQEEVRGERHVAEYDWKEEWYPLYLTKDIPEDAPMGLTVFDKQLVLYRDGKGLLQCYEDRCPHRLAKLSEGQLVDGRLECLYHGWQFEGEGKCVKIPQLPADAKIPRSACVKTYEVKDSQGVVWVWMSHRTPPNPDKLPWFENFARPGFRDTSTIHELPYDHSILLENLMDPAHVPISHDRTDWSAKREDAQPLCFKVTERTDRGFAGWWGREKDESLLNFLRFEAPCVLQNNREIVDKNGEKHYFTGLFLCRPSGQGKSMLIVRFGSTKRSPIAKLFPEWYFHQNAGKVFEQDMGFLSSQNEILMKEKVPTKELYLNLRSSDTWVAEYRRWMDKVGHGMPYHFGHSTISLPQQPAVVEHAPAGLVAGLSASSPAKGGIGTMHAPNPANRYFRHVVHCKGCRSVVKAFQAWKNVFSALALASTALAILVTGRQWKALLLVGTALSLAGMYACSTVVAMNTTNFVRIHRRL